One window from the genome of Sebastes umbrosus isolate fSebUmb1 chromosome 12, fSebUmb1.pri, whole genome shotgun sequence encodes:
- the LOC119499122 gene encoding uncharacterized protein LOC119499122 isoform X2, whose translation MDAMFNILEQFRLQSLYDQFVQLGVEDERDFVDSVTDEDLKNMGLSQVAKNRFSRMKKFIQGPRTAELQVQTVVPVQKSLELFCLQYTYPKCPQPKHINDLDPAINTVEDLMLRIGHLESVGNSKGVCLYTLDGMPLTDDPFFNTWSLKDRHVQNGAVIYAIFTPKENLKRAPQIPKREFGETYGGNVVRCHIMLKGDFEVTVNLLSDTITSLRLKLANESGIPANVLHYKGQHCVSDTLQSCGISEGSMVNFSLSTFSDETSHDETFFINDFVPSVQQTQKGISVFLSSLYALKCNFSTEQRKKLISYIRKLTGCNPLAQSLHQLLWRNERLTRNQKIAVVEGLYILFRELLPQRGTQQGEKLIEDLYVFENSLYCWAHLLSEAKKPAADHENYAPITLMSEDGSRFSEPVRVPGVPGAFERAYVRQKIKDGERIPNCTEEVLRETSVQRANDIEKILLSLPPFVRSYPLWIDQDKMTGQNFQINMEKTFGSMMEELKSPHNQYLNVTPALHLKELGQCEARLLLLSEDNIGVCLHKEKGSPDMIRVHDCLDGKDKAVDLNVLAARTGDHKDDRTFVTTRTPKEAILVLIDTSTSMDGACYASAEIKKINVVKELFDNFATRTMAYDFYHVIGLVSFDSRVKILHTFTENLEKFKEHVRNLEASGGTKLYDALQLGATELEKLKTRFPDCRLRIVCLTDGYDSRSSTEPDAVTAKLLKSDIIVDSILLGKVKNNMLHGISNATGGCCFKPKTTKEGLKLFEIETVLSLEQRKLKEKLDPSSISQQRLLRFFTTHGYDECPETSLPSQINSKATATESALKKKIREGKGRFLEKDKRILEELKSLHCNPHPFFRIFPSESDLTFWRILMQGPPDTPYKKGVFELYCQFGPDYPAKPPLFRFVTKVYHCNVNSVGRICHNIFDRNYNAHISMREILEAVYGLLIIPEPDDPLDSILAEEFLTNRETYEREAEKHTEETAGKSLDDMEKELVEPVPQLIPQHLICPLTKKMFVDPMRTVYGTVYERKAIEEHLKQHQYEPTAGPEHALDMSFIKADQDMKKMVMDHRSRQIQFDDPAV comes from the exons ATGGATGCAATGTTCAACATACTTGAGCAGTTCAGACTGCAATCTCTCTACGACCAGTTTGTCCAGTTGGGCGTAGAGGATGAAAGAGATTTCGTGGACAGCGTAACAGATGAAGATCTGAAAAACATGG GTCTAAGTCAGGTGGCGAAGAACCGATTTTCAAGGATGAAAAAGTTCATTCAAGGACCCAGAACTGCGGAGCTTCAAGTTCAAACTGTGGTGCCTGTGCAAAAGTCACTGGAGTTGTTCTGTCTGCAGTACACTTACCCCAAATGTCCTCAACCAAAACATATTAACG ATTTGGATCCAGCGATAAACACAGTTGAGGATTTGATGTTGAGGATCGGCCACCTTGAAAGTGTTGGTAATTCCAAAGGAGTCTGTCTCTACACACTCGATGGGATGCCCTTGACAGATGATCCCTTCTTCAACACAT GGTCTTTGAAAGACAGACATGTTCAAAATGGAGCTGTGATTTATGCCATTTTCACACCAAAGGAAAACCTGAAACGGGCTCCTCAAATACCAAAGCGAGAGTTTGGTGAAACCTACGGAGGCAATGTGGTTCGATGCCACATCATGCTCAAG GGAGACTTTGAAGTGACGGTGAACTTGTTAAGTGACACCATAACCAGTCTGAGACTCAAGCTGGCGAATGAAAGTGGAATCCCAGCAAACGTCCTTCATTACAA aGGTCAACATTGTGTTAGTGACACACTGCAAAGCTGTGGGATCTCTGAAGGGTCGATGGTTAACTTCTCTTTGTCCACATTTTCTGACGAAACTTCACACGATGAGACTTTCTTCATTAATGATTTTGTGCCTTCAGTCCAACAAACCCAGAAAGGAATCAGTGTGTTCTTGTCTTCACTTTATGCTCTC aaatgtaatttttcaacAGAGCAACGGAAGAAACTGATTTCCTACATAAGAAAACTGACTGGATGCAACCCTCTCGCCCAAAGTTTGCATCAGTTACTCTGGAGGAATGAACGCCTAACCAGGAATCAGAAG ATTGCAGTCGTTGAAGGCTTGTACATACTCTTCAGAGAGCTTTTGCCACAACGTGGAACACAACAGGGGGAGAAACTCATTGAGGACCTGTATGTGTTTGAGAATTCACTGTACTGCTGGGCACATCTCCTATCAGAAGCAAAG AAACCGGCAGCAGATCATGAGAACTACGCACCAATCACTCTTATGTCTGAAGATGGCAGCCGCTTCTCTGAACCAGTCAGAGTACCTGGAGTACCTGGAGCTTTTGAACGAGCATACGTTCGCCAGAAAATCAAAG ATGGAGAGAGAATTCCAAATTGCACTGAAGAGGTTTTGCGAGAAACGTCAGTACAGCGAGCCAATGACATTGAAAAAATCTTGCTCAGTTTGCCTCCATTCGTCAGATCTTATCCTCTTTGGATTGACCAAGATAAGATGACTGGTCAAAA CTTTCAGATAAACATGGAGAAGACCTTTGGAAGTATGATGGAAGAATTAAAATCTCCCCACAATCAATACCTCAATGTGACCCCAGCTCTACATTTGAAGGAGCTGGGACAGTGTGAGGCACGCCTTCTTCTACTGAGTGAAG ACAACATTGGCGTATGCTTGCATAAAGAAAAAGGATCTCCTGATATGATCAGAGTGCACGATTGTTTGGATGGCAAAGACAAAGCAGTGGATTTGAATGTGTTGGCAGCCAG GACTGGTGACCATAAAGATGACCGAACATTCGTCACAACAAGGACTCCAAAAGAGGCCATACTG GTGCTGATAGACACAAGCACCTCCATGGATGGGGCGTGCTATGCAAGTGCAGAAATAAAGAAGATCAATGTTGTGAAAGAGCTCTTTGACAACTTTGCAACAAGAACCATGGCTTATGATTTTTATCATGTCATCGGCCTCGTGAGTTTCGACTCCCGGGTGAAAATTCTCcacacatttacagaaaatCTGGAAAAGTTCAAG GAACACGTACGCAACCTCGAGGCAAGTGGAGGTACTAAGCTCTACGACGCCCTGCAACTTGGGGCAACGGAGTTGGAAAAGCTCAAGACGAGGTTCCCAGATTGCAGACTTCGCATCGTGTGTCTCACTGATGGATATGATTCTAG ATCCTCCACGGAGCCAGACGCTGTTACAGCCAAACTGCTGAAATCTGACATCATTGTTGACTCAATCCTTCTTGGAAAGGTGAAGAACAATATGCTGCATGGAATCAGCAATGCAACAG GTGGTTGCTGTTTCAAACCTAAGACAACCAAAGAGGGTCTGAAGCTCTTTGAGATTGAGACAGTTCTGTCTTTGGAGCAGAGGAAACTCAAGGAAAAACTTGACCCGTCTTCCATCAGTCAG CAGAGATTGTTGCGCTTCTTCACTACTCATGGGTATGACGAATGTCCAGAGACATCCTTGCCAAGCCAGATCAACAGCAAAGCGACAGCGACAGAGAG TGCTCTGAAAAAGAAGATTCGGGAGGGGAAGGGGAGGTTTCTGGAGAAGGACAAACGTatcctggaggagctgaagagcctgCATTGTAACCCACATCCCTTCTTCAGAATCTTTCCATCAGAGTCGGACTTAA CGTTCTGGAGGATCCTCATGCAAGGCCCTCCTGACACACCGTATAAGAAAGGCGTGTTTGAGCTGTACTGCCAGTTTGGTCCCGACTACCCAGCGAAACCTCCACTCTTCCGCTTTGTCACAAAA GTGTACCACTGCAATGTCAACAGTGTGGGCCGCATCTGCCACAACATATTTGACCGCAACTACAATGCCCACATCTCCATGAGAGAGATCCTAGAAGCTGTGTATGGACTGCTCATCATCCCTGAGCCTGATGATCCCCTGGACAG CATTTTGGCTGAAGAGTTCCTGACAAACCGTGAGACGTATGAACGAGAAGCCGAGAAACATACAGAGGAAACTGCAGGAAAGTCACTGGATGACATGGAGAAA
- the LOC119499122 gene encoding uncharacterized protein LOC119499122 isoform X1: MSTVREMDAMFNILEQFRLQSLYDQFVQLGVEDERDFVDSVTDEDLKNMGLSQVAKNRFSRMKKFIQGPRTAELQVQTVVPVQKSLELFCLQYTYPKCPQPKHINDLDPAINTVEDLMLRIGHLESVGNSKGVCLYTLDGMPLTDDPFFNTWSLKDRHVQNGAVIYAIFTPKENLKRAPQIPKREFGETYGGNVVRCHIMLKGDFEVTVNLLSDTITSLRLKLANESGIPANVLHYKGQHCVSDTLQSCGISEGSMVNFSLSTFSDETSHDETFFINDFVPSVQQTQKGISVFLSSLYALKCNFSTEQRKKLISYIRKLTGCNPLAQSLHQLLWRNERLTRNQKIAVVEGLYILFRELLPQRGTQQGEKLIEDLYVFENSLYCWAHLLSEAKKPAADHENYAPITLMSEDGSRFSEPVRVPGVPGAFERAYVRQKIKDGERIPNCTEEVLRETSVQRANDIEKILLSLPPFVRSYPLWIDQDKMTGQNFQINMEKTFGSMMEELKSPHNQYLNVTPALHLKELGQCEARLLLLSEDNIGVCLHKEKGSPDMIRVHDCLDGKDKAVDLNVLAARTGDHKDDRTFVTTRTPKEAILVLIDTSTSMDGACYASAEIKKINVVKELFDNFATRTMAYDFYHVIGLVSFDSRVKILHTFTENLEKFKEHVRNLEASGGTKLYDALQLGATELEKLKTRFPDCRLRIVCLTDGYDSRSSTEPDAVTAKLLKSDIIVDSILLGKVKNNMLHGISNATGGCCFKPKTTKEGLKLFEIETVLSLEQRKLKEKLDPSSISQQRLLRFFTTHGYDECPETSLPSQINSKATATESALKKKIREGKGRFLEKDKRILEELKSLHCNPHPFFRIFPSESDLTFWRILMQGPPDTPYKKGVFELYCQFGPDYPAKPPLFRFVTKVYHCNVNSVGRICHNIFDRNYNAHISMREILEAVYGLLIIPEPDDPLDSILAEEFLTNRETYEREAEKHTEETAGKSLDDMEKELVEPVPQLIPQHLICPLTKKMFVDPMRTVYGTVYERKAIEEHLKQHQYEPTAGPEHALDMSFIKADQDMKKMVMDHRSRQIQFDDPAV, from the exons ATGTCGACCGTTAGAGAG ATGGATGCAATGTTCAACATACTTGAGCAGTTCAGACTGCAATCTCTCTACGACCAGTTTGTCCAGTTGGGCGTAGAGGATGAAAGAGATTTCGTGGACAGCGTAACAGATGAAGATCTGAAAAACATGG GTCTAAGTCAGGTGGCGAAGAACCGATTTTCAAGGATGAAAAAGTTCATTCAAGGACCCAGAACTGCGGAGCTTCAAGTTCAAACTGTGGTGCCTGTGCAAAAGTCACTGGAGTTGTTCTGTCTGCAGTACACTTACCCCAAATGTCCTCAACCAAAACATATTAACG ATTTGGATCCAGCGATAAACACAGTTGAGGATTTGATGTTGAGGATCGGCCACCTTGAAAGTGTTGGTAATTCCAAAGGAGTCTGTCTCTACACACTCGATGGGATGCCCTTGACAGATGATCCCTTCTTCAACACAT GGTCTTTGAAAGACAGACATGTTCAAAATGGAGCTGTGATTTATGCCATTTTCACACCAAAGGAAAACCTGAAACGGGCTCCTCAAATACCAAAGCGAGAGTTTGGTGAAACCTACGGAGGCAATGTGGTTCGATGCCACATCATGCTCAAG GGAGACTTTGAAGTGACGGTGAACTTGTTAAGTGACACCATAACCAGTCTGAGACTCAAGCTGGCGAATGAAAGTGGAATCCCAGCAAACGTCCTTCATTACAA aGGTCAACATTGTGTTAGTGACACACTGCAAAGCTGTGGGATCTCTGAAGGGTCGATGGTTAACTTCTCTTTGTCCACATTTTCTGACGAAACTTCACACGATGAGACTTTCTTCATTAATGATTTTGTGCCTTCAGTCCAACAAACCCAGAAAGGAATCAGTGTGTTCTTGTCTTCACTTTATGCTCTC aaatgtaatttttcaacAGAGCAACGGAAGAAACTGATTTCCTACATAAGAAAACTGACTGGATGCAACCCTCTCGCCCAAAGTTTGCATCAGTTACTCTGGAGGAATGAACGCCTAACCAGGAATCAGAAG ATTGCAGTCGTTGAAGGCTTGTACATACTCTTCAGAGAGCTTTTGCCACAACGTGGAACACAACAGGGGGAGAAACTCATTGAGGACCTGTATGTGTTTGAGAATTCACTGTACTGCTGGGCACATCTCCTATCAGAAGCAAAG AAACCGGCAGCAGATCATGAGAACTACGCACCAATCACTCTTATGTCTGAAGATGGCAGCCGCTTCTCTGAACCAGTCAGAGTACCTGGAGTACCTGGAGCTTTTGAACGAGCATACGTTCGCCAGAAAATCAAAG ATGGAGAGAGAATTCCAAATTGCACTGAAGAGGTTTTGCGAGAAACGTCAGTACAGCGAGCCAATGACATTGAAAAAATCTTGCTCAGTTTGCCTCCATTCGTCAGATCTTATCCTCTTTGGATTGACCAAGATAAGATGACTGGTCAAAA CTTTCAGATAAACATGGAGAAGACCTTTGGAAGTATGATGGAAGAATTAAAATCTCCCCACAATCAATACCTCAATGTGACCCCAGCTCTACATTTGAAGGAGCTGGGACAGTGTGAGGCACGCCTTCTTCTACTGAGTGAAG ACAACATTGGCGTATGCTTGCATAAAGAAAAAGGATCTCCTGATATGATCAGAGTGCACGATTGTTTGGATGGCAAAGACAAAGCAGTGGATTTGAATGTGTTGGCAGCCAG GACTGGTGACCATAAAGATGACCGAACATTCGTCACAACAAGGACTCCAAAAGAGGCCATACTG GTGCTGATAGACACAAGCACCTCCATGGATGGGGCGTGCTATGCAAGTGCAGAAATAAAGAAGATCAATGTTGTGAAAGAGCTCTTTGACAACTTTGCAACAAGAACCATGGCTTATGATTTTTATCATGTCATCGGCCTCGTGAGTTTCGACTCCCGGGTGAAAATTCTCcacacatttacagaaaatCTGGAAAAGTTCAAG GAACACGTACGCAACCTCGAGGCAAGTGGAGGTACTAAGCTCTACGACGCCCTGCAACTTGGGGCAACGGAGTTGGAAAAGCTCAAGACGAGGTTCCCAGATTGCAGACTTCGCATCGTGTGTCTCACTGATGGATATGATTCTAG ATCCTCCACGGAGCCAGACGCTGTTACAGCCAAACTGCTGAAATCTGACATCATTGTTGACTCAATCCTTCTTGGAAAGGTGAAGAACAATATGCTGCATGGAATCAGCAATGCAACAG GTGGTTGCTGTTTCAAACCTAAGACAACCAAAGAGGGTCTGAAGCTCTTTGAGATTGAGACAGTTCTGTCTTTGGAGCAGAGGAAACTCAAGGAAAAACTTGACCCGTCTTCCATCAGTCAG CAGAGATTGTTGCGCTTCTTCACTACTCATGGGTATGACGAATGTCCAGAGACATCCTTGCCAAGCCAGATCAACAGCAAAGCGACAGCGACAGAGAG TGCTCTGAAAAAGAAGATTCGGGAGGGGAAGGGGAGGTTTCTGGAGAAGGACAAACGTatcctggaggagctgaagagcctgCATTGTAACCCACATCCCTTCTTCAGAATCTTTCCATCAGAGTCGGACTTAA CGTTCTGGAGGATCCTCATGCAAGGCCCTCCTGACACACCGTATAAGAAAGGCGTGTTTGAGCTGTACTGCCAGTTTGGTCCCGACTACCCAGCGAAACCTCCACTCTTCCGCTTTGTCACAAAA GTGTACCACTGCAATGTCAACAGTGTGGGCCGCATCTGCCACAACATATTTGACCGCAACTACAATGCCCACATCTCCATGAGAGAGATCCTAGAAGCTGTGTATGGACTGCTCATCATCCCTGAGCCTGATGATCCCCTGGACAG CATTTTGGCTGAAGAGTTCCTGACAAACCGTGAGACGTATGAACGAGAAGCCGAGAAACATACAGAGGAAACTGCAGGAAAGTCACTGGATGACATGGAGAAA